In Carya illinoinensis cultivar Pawnee chromosome 16, C.illinoinensisPawnee_v1, whole genome shotgun sequence, a single window of DNA contains:
- the LOC122298926 gene encoding uncharacterized protein LOC122298926, which translates to MIPKVLGNSWWRVRDGNVSFWRDHWLKSRALINSCDISDYPLLKVRECGLQNGWDVDLLHRLVGATKMEEILNCLGEQKEGGDLLIWKPTLNKVFSSKSAWDCVRVRAPKSEWATWIWHSALLKKYSVTIWKALHYSLTVDSRISSLGIPLASRCECCTQGCMEDQDHVLVYGMIAADIWRWVSLQLGMSYDSQRSWRATMELWFRRATHSTQKGTLLALIPIIVTWSLWVWSYKARMEGKHVAVSSLWGSIKAAIAWDVWVHGALLDEKGNLIWAFAKELGYGSNNEAELIALCYGLQYCQDLNIGRVEIELDLLLVVHWLQKGRCGIWYLEDYWKKIQVMVATLEVKIQHIYREGNAGADFLA; encoded by the exons ATGATTCCAAAGGTTTTAGGCAATTCTTGGTGGAGGGTGCGGGATGGTAATGTGTCTTTTTGGAGAGATCATTGGCTTAAATCGAGGGCTCTTATCAACTCTTGTGATATATCTGATTATCCTCTATTGAAAGTCCGGGAATGTGGGCTTCAAAATGGTTGGGATGTGGATTTGTTACATAGATTGGTGGGGGCAactaaaatggaagaaattctAAATTGCCTCGGTGAACAAAAAGAGGGTGGAGATTTATTGATTTGGAAGCCAACTCTGAATAAGGTTTTTTCCTCAAAATCGGCTTGGGATTGTGTTCGTGTTCGTGCACCAAAATCTGAATGGGCTACCTGGATTTGGCATTCAgctcttctaaaaaaatattcggTTACCATCTGGAAGGCTTTGCACTATAGCCTTACTGTTGATAGTCGTATTAGTTCGTTGGGCATTCCTTTGGCCTCAAGATGTGAATGTTGTACACAGGGGTGTATGGAAGATCAAGATCATGTCCTCGTTTATGGGATGATTGCTGCAGACATTTGGAGGTGGGTATCTCTACAGTTAGGGATGTCTTATGACTCGCAGAGATCTTGGAGAGCAACTATGGAGTTGTGGTTTAGGCGTGCTACTCATTCGACTCAAAAAGGTACTCTGCTTGCTCTTATTCCTATTATTGTGACTTGGTCCCTTTGGGTGTGGAGCTATAAGGCACGTATGGAAGGTAAACATGTTGCTGTGAGCTCTCTCTGGGGTTCAATTAAGGCAGCCATTGCATGG GACGTATGGGTGCATGGGGCATTATTAGATGAGAAGGGGAATCTTATTTGGGCTTTTGCGAAggagttgggatatggctctaataATGAAGCTGAACTCATTGCTCTTTGTTATGGTCTTCAGTATTGTCAGGACTTAAATATTGGAAGAGTGGAGATTGAATTAGATTTGCTGTTAGTGGTTCACTGGTTGCAAAAAGGGCGTTGTGGTATATGGTATCTTGAAGATTATtggaaaaaaatacaagttaTGGTTGCAACCTTGGAGGTCAAGATCCAACATATATACAGAGAAGGCAATGCAGGAGCAGATTTCTTGGCCTAA
- the LOC122299450 gene encoding uncharacterized protein LOC122299450 — translation MFRKTPEHGSSGLSKKKQKPAASLLISMSTFMALCAERADLVSRKIKAKATRTIRGTQKKDPSSPTFASRQKQLLLKISNKAVGFMHRKRIGNHAGVGTEPEEWSDCGVWQKTILMGDKCEPLDFSGVIYYDSNGNQVSEDPLRTPRAGPLPGYISLAGKADHL, via the coding sequence ATGTTCCGCAAAACTCCAGAACATGGCTCCTCCGGCTTGTcgaagaagaagcagaaaccAGCAGCCAGCTTGTTGATATCCATGTCGACTTTCATGGCTTTATGCGCCGAGAGAGCCGACCTGGTCTCCCGCAAGATCAAAGCCAAGGCGACGAGGACGATCAGGGGCACTCAGAAAAAGGATCCTTCATCTCCGACGTTCGCTTCCCGGCAGAAGCAGCTCCTGTTGAAGATAAGCAACAAGGCGGTCGGATTCATGCACCGGAAAAGGATCGGAAATCACGCCGGCGTCGGGACTGAACCGGAGGAGTGGAGTGACTGTGGGGTCTGGCAAAAGACTATCTTGATGGGGGACAAGTGTGAGCCGTTGGATTTCTCAGGCGTAATTTATTACGATAGTAACGGGAACCAGGTAAGCGAGGATCCTCTCAGGACGCCACGTGCCGGTCCTCTGCCCGGGTATATCTCACTGGCTGGGAAAGCGGATCATCTGTGA
- the LOC122298925 gene encoding uncharacterized protein LOC122298925, whose product MFCKTPEHGSSGLSKKKQKTAASLLISMSNFMAICAERADLVSRKIKAKATRTIRGTQKKDPSSPTFASRQKQLLLKISNKAVGFMRRKRIENPTRTGTEQEEWGDCGVWQKAILMGDKCESLDFSGVIYYDSNGNQVIEAPLRSPGASPLPGYISLAGKADHL is encoded by the coding sequence ATGTTCTGCAAAACTCCAGAACATGGCTCCTCCGGCTTGTCGAAGAAGAAGCAGAAAACAGCAGCTAGCTTGTTAATCTCCATGTCGAATTTCATGGCTATATGCGCCGAGAGAGCCGACCTGGTCTCCCGCAAGATCAAAGCCAAGGCAACGAGGACAATCAGGGGCACTCAGAAAAAGGATCCTTCATCACCGACGTTTGCTTCCCGGCAGAAGCAGCTCCTGTTGAAGATAAGCAACAAGGCGGTTGGGTTCATGCGCCGGAAAAGGATCGAAAATCCCACCCGCACCGGGACTGAGCAGGAGGAGTGGGGTGACTGTGGGGTTTGGCAAAAGGCTATTTTGATGGGGGACAAGTGTGAGTCGTTGGATTTCTCAGGCGTAATTTATTACGATAGTAACGGGAACCAGGTAATCGAAGCCCCTCTCAGGTCGCCAGGTGCCAGTCCTCTGCCCGGGTATATCTCATTGGCTGGGAAAGCGGATCATCTGTGA